In Spirochaeta isovalerica, the genomic window TTTCATCAATTTCCGTTTCGTAAAAGAGCTTCCATTGGAGATACATACTTTCGGGATCGAAATCGTCCGGTTCCGGTAGTTCCTCAAAAAAGGCTTCCACCTCCGCAATGGTTCCCCTGGAGGAGAGGTCGCTGAGAAACATGAGGGGATCGATCCCCGTGAGAAACAGATCCTTTCCGTACTCGAGCTGCAGAAAAAAGAGCCGCTTTTTTCCTATCTCTTCTTTCTGCGGTTCCGTTTGTCTGTCCGGCTCTGCGGCCATATCATTCAGTCTGGTCCGGATCTCGTTTTCCGTTCCGGCGGTTTCCACTCCCTCATCGGCTTCCAGCCCCTCTTTGATATTGGCAATCATCATCTTGAGGCTGTCCATGGCGTTGAGAATTACCGAAATGAGGTCTCCCGTTATGGATAGAGAACCGTTTCTGATGTTTTCAAACAGATCTTCTACAATATGCGCAAAGTCCTTTATGCTGGAAAAACCTGCCAGACCCGCTCCTCCCTTGAGAGAGTGAATGGCTCTGAAAGCTTCGTTAATGGTATCGCTGTCATCGGGAGTCTCTTCGAGAGTTATAATCAGATTTTCCAGAATTTCGAGATTCTCTTCAGCTTCCTGTATAAAAATATCATGCAGCATATTGTCCATAAGTCTTTACTCCCCGGCAAATCTGGAAATGACAGCTATCAGTTGTTCCGGATCGAAGGGTTTGACAACCCATCCGCTGGCTCCTGCAGCTTTCCCTTCCATTTTCTTTGATTCCTGGGATTCGGTGGTGAGAAAGAGGATCGGTGTGAATTTGTGGTCCGCCAGTTTTCTCACCTCTTTTATCAGAGTTATTCCGTCCATATTGGGCATATTGACATCAAAGAGAAAGACGTCAATCTGCGGTGTCGAGGGAATTTTCTCCAGCGCTTTGACACCATCTTCCGCCAGGACAACCTGAAAGCCCGCTTTTGATAGTGTGTATTCGATGGATGCTCTGGCAGTAGGGGAGTCGTCAACGGCAAATATGGTTTTCATGATTTATCTCCTTTGATTGTATATCCTTTATTATCGATCATTCTGATCAGATCTTCCGTAAGTCCCTTCAGTTTGTACTCCTGATGGATGAGATAGAGCAGCAACTGCATTCCCGCGCCGTCGATTTTTTCCAGGCCGGAACAGTCCAGTTCAAGCGGGTCTTCCGTTTCCCTTACCTGTTTCCACAGAGAGGCGGCATTTCTGATTTTCAGCTCCCTATCAACTGTTAACGTATTCATGTCTCCTCCTAAAAAAGAGTGATATTGCTACCGGTAGATTTTTCTATATCAAGTTCCGAGTATTCGCCGGCAATTGTCGTCCGTTCTTCATCGACAGTCAGGTTTTGCAGGATTTCCTGTATGGTCGTATCTTTAAAGGTGCATTCGCTGATCTTAAGCGGACCGCCGTAAGGTTCCAGATTGCCGTTGATGTTGTCCAGCAGTTCGTCGCAAAGGGAAATTTTGCTGTCCATCACCTGATGGAGTTCCCTCAACCGCGAAAAGAGCACGGAATACTGCCTGATTTCTCCCGACAGGGCATCGGTGATCTTCATGACCGAGTTGAAATTCTCCGTAAAGAGCTGTTCGGTCGTTTCGATTATGTTCGATGACTGGTACAGATCTTCCTCCATCAGAGTATATTCTTCCTGCTGTTTATTAAAAATGGAATTGACCGTTTCCAGATTTTCGCTGATGCGGTCTCCCGATTCGTCCATATCGCCGATGATTCCTTCAAGATCGGAAAAAGCCGTATCGGAAAAAACATCGCTTCCCGAAAGATCGCTGGTAACATCGAGATTGTTTCTGGCCTGCTCTATCCTGGCCAGAAGCAGGAGATTGTTTATCGATTCGATAACGGGTATGAATTCCGATGTGACGCTCCTCTCCGAAAGGACCAGCTCATAAATGCCCCTGAACCGCGAAAGAATATCCTTTTTCCGCTGACGGCTGCTCTCCAGGTTGGCGATGATATCCCTGATTGTGTTTTTCGGAGCCTGAAAAATAATATGGATGACAGTGGCCTCGCTGTCTCTGCCGTTTTCGCTCTGAACCAGCGAGCTTATCATCTCCTTGTCCGAGTCCACGTCGCGGATCAGTTCATTGATTTTCCGGAATTCAATTTCAAGGCGGTCGAGCATGGAGAGAAGCTCGCTGTTTATCCTTTTCATCTGCTTTTCCGTTGTGTTCAGAAGAAAAATCAGAAGGGTGTTTATGTTTTTGTACTCATCCAGTTTACGAAAATCTTTCAGATCCTCTTCTCCGGAATTGAGAAGGGCAGCATGATCTTCTGTAATCCGGACAGTCTTTTCAAGTATTTCTGAGAGATGATCCATCTGCTGCTGAATAATATCCTGTGTCTGCAGCTGTATCATTATGTTATAGGTGGGCTTTTTGATGTTTTCGATTCTCGATAGCAGATCCCCCAGAATCATGGAGAAATTCTCCACGCTGTTGCCCGATACTTCCATAAGCTTCTGGGAATCGGTGGATACCGTATGAATGTGTTTGTGATTGAATTCTTCATATTCATCGATGTCCGTCAGAAAATGCCCGATGAGGTTGTTCATTTTTTTTCCGATTCCATTAATGACGGTCGTCCCCTTGGCTATTTCCTCGGAAAGCGAGATAAAGCGGCTCGATATGATCTGGTAGCCTTTTCCTCTTGTTCCTTCTCTCTGGGAGTAGACTATGGAGTTTATAGCGAAAACTTTCAGATCTTCGGATATGTTGTAGATATCCTCTATTCGCTTTACGGCGTTGTTGGAAATTTCTATGGTTTCCTTCAGATCGTCGAACACTTTGCTGTCGGCGTTTTGCGTTTC contains:
- a CDS encoding response regulator: MKTIFAVDDSPTARASIEYTLSKAGFQVVLAEDGVKALEKIPSTPQIDVFLFDVNMPNMDGITLIKEVRKLADHKFTPILFLTTESQESKKMEGKAAGASGWVVKPFDPEQLIAVISRFAGE
- a CDS encoding STAS domain-containing protein; this translates as MNTLTVDRELKIRNAASLWKQVRETEDPLELDCSGLEKIDGAGMQLLLYLIHQEYKLKGLTEDLIRMIDNKGYTIKGDKS